In the Brettanomyces nanus chromosome 1, complete sequence genome, ATATTCTTCTCAGGAAGTTCATAGGGTTTGGGTAACTCATGTCAAAGTTTAAGATCTCCAAGATGAAGCGCTCTGCCTGCAAGATCTCGTCCTCCGTGAACCCTCCGTCAGTTACGTATGCATAATTTTTGACCGATGGTGAATACACCTCCTCATATTTGGCAGCTATGAATAGCGAACCCGTCGCAAGAAGCTGTAACCTGTCCACCTGAACAGTTTCTCTAGACATAAACCGATCCATAATGTTGATCGCTAGATATAAAGTCTCTGGAAGCAGCCTAAACTTGAGGTGCACCTCCACCATCCAGTCAACCAAGATTGATCTCATCTTGGGACGGAAATTCCGCTGCCAATGAAGATAGTTGGCATCCGGTAGAGTTTTAAGCTCGAGTTCGTGCAAGTAGTCAAAGATCTCGTTCACGTATTCACTCACCATCAATGGatcatctgcatcttccGTGTCTAGATCATCCCACGTATAATCTGGCTCaaccttcatcttcttggaatcttGAAGCTGatttttttcaagaagctcACTACTTGATTCAGGTGCTGCCCGCTTGAGCATTGACATTCTTCGACTTTCATCCGATTCCAGAGCAGCTTCTTGTATCTTGTCTTGTTGACTATGTTGCTGGGTATGTGATTGCTGCAGTTGCAGTTGCTGTTGGTTGTGTTCGTTTTCATTCTCCTCGTGAGGTAGTATGTCATTACCAAAGCGAATTTCGCTCCGTTCGTCAGCCCTAATAGTAAATGGCTTGTCGTTATGAAGACTTGTCTCTGGATGCGTCACAAAGGGTGATGCTATAGCATGATGACGGTAACCGGCGGTAGCCATTGCAGTGGGCTTGGCGTTTGTATGGCCATAGTTGGCATTGTTGTTCAGATCGGTGAGAACAGACCTGCTTCGCCCAATTGAAGGACGTGCAGATCGTGTTGGCGGCTTGgcatcatcttttccacGGCCTGGTTGAACTTGGTGTACGTTCTCCTCGTCCATTTGCATATGTGATAGTTCCTTCGACATTGAGAATGCAGTAGTCTAGCGATTTTGGCTTGGCTTCCTCTGTGTAGCAAAATATGATTCAGCACTTCTGATAATAGTGAAATAATAAGTAGCTAAGTGGTGTTGTACCTTCCTAACCTTGTGTCTATCTCCTTCCAAGCACtataaaatttttcccTCCAAAATGTTATATGGACCACgcttaaaaaaaaagtaacaataatagagaaaaaattgataCCGAAAGGACCAAAAGAAAACAGCCAAAGAGCCTGGTGAAGACTCAGTCTGGGAGTGCTTTTGGGCGGAGCACCTGCACCAAATGCGCGGAAAACTCATTCCACGGGGGAAGTTCTCACTTGTCTCTCCCGGTGGATCTATGCTTGCCCAGGCCCAGGCCCAGGCTTTACCAAGGTCCATCGCGGTACAGCGCCTATTTcatttgtttttctttccctcTTTGGCTTTTTTCGTGTTTTTAAAGATGAAACGCTGATTCAAGTATAGTTTTTACCCGTTTGGGCTAAACGTAAATATAATCATGTTGTACGTTTCCTGGCGATTACTGATACATCACCGACGCGTTGGAATGGCTATTTCTCGTATAGCATGTCTCTCTATTAGTATATACGCGTTAATATGTATTCCACCCCATTTGCCTGTTGTAGCTATCGACTTCTCTCTGATTCAGCTTATCGGCTTCCTGCCACATTACATTTAAGTTTCCAAAGTACTTTCTACCAAAGATCTCGTTGCAGTCCACCCGGGAAACCGGTCCAAATATTCGTGTAGGGTTTGTCTTCTCATGCGCTTTCAACtgcttttccaaattctctGCCGTAGTCCAACTAGTACTACTGGCTTTAGGAACCCCTTCCTCCTGCTCAATTTTCACTTTGCTAACTGACGGGTTGTTCGTTGCTAACTTCACGTTTAACCTTGAGCTATTCGCCTCAATATTCTTTAATGCAATTCTATTCCCCATCACTTTCTGTCTTTTCACATGTAGTTGGTATTCgaccttctttcttttttcaagaCGAACTGTCTCGACGCTTCTGAAAGACGGTGGCTCGAGACTCTGTTCTGTAAGGGGTATCCTTTTAACGCTACTAGAGGGCTGTAATTTTTCTGGAAATACCGCTGGAACCTTTTCCACTTCAGGCCGCATCAAAGGGCTCTTCAGATCATGCAATTTTGCCTTTGAATGTGCCCGCTCAACGGAACCTCTCACTTTCTTGGCACTAGATTTGGTATGTGCCATCAATCTCGTGAGAAGATCATCTTCCTGCCTCTGTGGAGTCCGGGCAAAGCTGTTGCTATGCTCTTCCTGTTTTCGTTTCACTCTGTTAAGATTGATTGTCGGCTCTTCGTCCTTAGCATTAGGCGAAGACTGATACATGAAGGGAGGTAGCTCAAGCTgaaacttcttcttagaTGAGGAACCATTCGAGCTACTGCCACTCTCAACACTGCTTCCATTACCAGTTTCTACCATGTTCTTGGTAGTTTCTCTAAAAGGAGATGGAGATAAGGTCTCGTGAATTTGTGTCTTCTTTTTCGGTTGTAACCTCTCGGTAGGAGAACTAGCCACTTTATTCTGCTTCAAGTGCCGCGCACTCCGTCTAATAGACTTCTTTTTAGTAGAACGCACCTTCAATGGTTCCCTTGAAGGTAGTTCGGCAAACTTGATAGGCAATCTAGCTGTCAGCGGAGTAGTACTGGAATGGCTGCTTGCATCTTTCAACGGCAGTCTAATTTCAGAGAGCTCTATCTTTTCGAGCTTTCCAAGATTTAAATCCTCGTCAAGTAGCAAATCGTCGctgtcttcttcaatcagATGagagatctctttgatctGTTCcttggctttcttttcttctgtaCTCACTTGCTCATTCTGAtctctcttcaccttttGCTCTACCTTCTCTTGGTATTCCGTGAACGTTTTCAGAGTCTTTGCAGCAAATGATTTCCTAATATTTCTGCTGATAGCCTCGAAAGAAGTGTCACTATCATCAGACATATCACGTGATCCGGAACGCTCATCTAAGTGACTCTCAACCTTCTTGGGTTTAAGATATTCGATATTTTCTCTGGTAAGCTCCTGTACCTCACCATCAGGCAGTTGTATACTCTCAGACTtgtcttccttcttctcctcttcatctccacTCGTCACTTCAGTGGCACCTGTTTGCGTGGTCCTCGTTGTTGCAGGTCTTGTATCTGGGCTTGATTCATCGATACTAtgagatgatgaagcaaTATCCGATTTGATTGCCATATCTGATGCCGTAGGTGCCGTTGGTGCCTTCGCTGCCGTTGATGTCTTCTGTACTGTTGGTGCCTTCTGTACCGTTGGTGCCTTCGCTGCCGTTGGTGCCTTCGCTGCCGTTGATGTCTTCTGTACTGTTGGTGCCTTCTGTACCGTTGGTGCCTTCTGTACCGTTGGTGCCTTCTGTGCCGTTGATACCATTGGGGCAGCTGATGCCGTCTGTATCGTTGATCCAAATGGAGCAGCTGATGCTATTGGGGCCGTTGATACCATCGGGGCAATTGATGCCTTCGCTGCCGTTGGTACCCTTGGTAGAATATTATCTCCCTCCTCCGTCTCATATTTTCCGCTCACATCCAACAACATCACGTTGCTCATTACCTTATTTATCCACTCGCTTTGCTTTATCAATGATGCTGCTATTTGCTCCACGCTCTTATCCATCATCTTGCTCTCTATATAGACCTCGTTTACAAACCATTTCGAAAACCCCGGAACACACGACGGTAGCACCCCttgttccttcttcatcttaATTGACGATGGTAGTCGCAGCCCCCACATTTAGTCTCTAGTTGATGCTAAAACAAAGTTATATGTATGGGATATATCGACCAACCGCGTTTCGCTTGTTTAGTCTTGTAGtaaaaaatagaaaagagatcGCGTGATATTGTTGCACGTGATTATAATGCTTGTGAGAGGATTGGTATTCTCAATTTGCACTACTCTTCCTTCTGTTAGCTAGTCGTGGACACCATGGGTAAGATCGATCTGAAGCTGGTTAGCACGTACAATATATCGACAATTAAGTTTTCTGTTTTTCCTGGAAGTTGCACAGAACGGCTGGCAGATTAAGTTAGAGGCAGAGCTGAAATTCAGCTTCGGCCTcagatgaaattgattcttttccaactttCCTTactttattctcttcactAACTATTGCAATATGCAAATTACCTTACTACTTACATTGATAGGACTTACACAGTCGTTGTCCATTCACAAGGACGATGCCAAGTCCAAGATTATGGGCTACCATGACGTAGATACTGCCGCTCGAGTGGCTAGAACGCTTGTTTTCAGAGAGTCTCTCGCCAATTTGAATACCTTAGACGTCGAGTCAGGCTATCCTGTTGGTTTTGTTGAATATTATGCAGACTGTCAGCAAGACGGTCAACCTTTGATGCTCATGATTGAcgtttcatcttctgagaagaacattgaGGCAGGCTCTAACTCCTCGTTGACCATCCGAGTGGGTGATCATCAACCTAACGATTTTGCCGATCCTCATTACCGAGGAATGGTTCCATTTTCCGTGGCTGGCGCTCCAagaatcaacttgaagGGTCATTTGGTTGAGTATGATGCAACTCCTGAGGATAAAGTGTGCTTCGGTAGGAGACACCGCGAGGCTGTCTCTTGGTATCCTTCAACCTCGTTACATGAGTCCAGATGGGTCAAATTTGAGATCGATTCCGTCTATCTAATCGGTGGATTCGGCGATAGAGCGTACATTGGAGATATTCCAGTGGACACATATTTAGCCGCAGAGCCATTCCCTGAAAGAAAGGGACCACACAGAAGCCACAGAGGTCACGGTGATCATAGAGGTCGCGGTGATCGTAGAAATGACAGAGTTCACGGAGATCTTAAAGGTTACGAAGATCTGCAAGATCTCAAAGGTCCAAATAACATGGGTTCCAAAAACCACAAGAACTGTCACCGCTCCTCcaaaggattctttggcaCTATAGTCCATTCAGTGAGATATCTTTTTGGTGCACGCGATGTGCCTGACATCCACCACGATGCCCACCGGACGCACGATGGCTCTGTGCAACGTCAGAAGATGCACGAAAAGCCCTCGAGCTCCCGCGATTCTCGCCGTATCATAAACCAGAATTAGTTGAACGATCAACTAAATTAATTACTACATTGTTCATTGTCTAAAATTATATAAGTAAAAGTTATCCTACGGCTATTTTGGCAGTTCAATGCGCTATCCAATTTATCGTGACAATTAAAGAGCGCCACATCGCGATTACCATTTCATGAAGGAGACAAAATAGAATATGACGAGATTTGGTGTTGGtcgtttttttttacaGATCCGTATCGTATTAAAGATGCCATTCAATTTAACATCAAAGCAGCGTCGTAATGCATCCATAGCTGCCATTTCGGCCGTTGCTATCGTTGGTGTCGCGTCTCTTATCTTTAGAACATATCCTCATTTGAAGCCGTTGTTCCTATGCTGTAACAAAGATTCAGagtctgaagaagataacAAGCCACTTTCGGACTCaactgttgttgttgacaaggaaattgaagagtggACCGATAAgcaattgaaagagtttctCAAAGAGGTAAGTAAAGCACCTACACATATCAAATTAATATTTGTACTAACCATGTCATAGAACGAAGTTATAGTTCCTGAAAGTGCGACTCATTCGGAATTAGTGGCCTTTGTTCAGCAGATCCAGAAGTAGTCATGGCCTAAGAACATAGATGGACAACGATCGTTTCGCCCGTCTCGATCCGTATGAAGAGCTTTTTCCagttcaagttcaagttcaagttcCACTTCTAGTATTATtcttattattattattgttATTATCATTCAGTCCTTTTTAATCGATGTCCTCCTCTCCAATATTGTAACCCTGTCGCAAAATTGTCCCACGTCAGTTTCTCTTCCTTGAGAAAGCAGAATTTGACGCCCAATTGTTTCTCAACATCACTATTTCtccattcatcatcaaataaGCACATGTCCCGAAATCTTAGGTAGTTCTGGTCATCCTCGTCTAAATCCTGATTATGTCTTTTGACTAACTTGCGAATATGCTCCACTTTGCTATGGTACCCCCATTCACAGTCTActatatatttttcaagcTTGtacaacttcaacatcttcttaGCTATACTGGGCTTAGCTGTTCTACTGGCAGTGAAAATGATCACATTGTTCTGTTGAAGATTTCGAAATATTGGAATCACGTCAGGATACAATTCAACCTGGAAATTTCTGCTATCCACTAAGGTGGATTCATTGTTAGCTGATAGTTTTATAGGTGTAGATATGTGAGTATCGCACCAGCAGGCTTTAAAGATGAGTTAGTAAAGAAGCACGAGATAGAAAGAGTCTCAAAAGTCGCTTACGCCATAATGTATAATCAAGGTCAAAGACTATGGCTTTCGGAAAGGATTCCATCAAATTACCAAATGGTTATAAGAAGAGCACTGAATCAGGGCACACTGTTAATATGATCATCGTCCTTGTTTCtcagttttttttttttttttaacTGATCAATAATACATCTTTTTGCTATTGATTATCAGGCATATATCATCATGCTTACATCAGAAGAGATAAATGAACAGAAAGAGCAGTATGAGATAattcttgatgattcatTCAAACTTTCACAGAAGGTAGTGGATAGGATCCaagaagtaaagaaagGTGATGCTAAGgcagatgaagagttgaatCTGCTTCATAAGGAGATGGCTTTAGATACAGTGAAGTTAGTGAAGCATAAAAATAAGATGAAATTGGGACTTTACGATTTGAATCAGCAATTCAAAGAGGATAAAGTGAACAAATCAGACAAGCAGTACAATAATATCAAGTTGGCCAGTCTCAAGAGACAGAAAGGTAAAAACTCCTCCATGAAGGAAAAGTTTGAGACTTTGATGAACGAATTGCCCAAGTTCAAGACGGATAAACTTGCATACAAAGACAATAAGTTCACACGAAGTTTGAAAAGTGATTCTTCAGTGGTAAAGCAATCTATTGAGAACGGAAGAGCTGAAGAGTATGAGATTACAGAAAGAGATGTTAAGAAGTTtaagaagaatcttcagAGAGcacaaaagaagaaattcaaaCTGGTCGTTTTGAATGATGAGTATTATGAGCAGAAGATCACAACGCTAAATGggttgaagatgaaatggGAGTCCAGATTGGAGAAGATTCGGAAGTTTAGAGATGAGGCCATAGAGTTAGGCGAGCGGGTAGGATCTAAACTGGccgaagaaggagaagccaACGAGAAGGAAGCCACTGGGGAAGCAGTGGATGTCACCGAGGAGGCCACTGGGAAAGCCACCGAGGAAGCCAccgaggaagaagatggtgtCATCGAGGAAGCCACTGGGGAGGGAGTGGATGTCACCGAGGAAGCCACTAGGGAAGCCAccgaggaagaagatggtgtCATCGAGGAAGCCACTGAAGAATCCTCTAGGGAAGCCACCGAAGAACCCACCGAGGAAGGGGAAGATGTCTATGCCGCCATCGACAGTATTGAACATTCTCCAAATACGGAATCACGGGATTATACGCGATCGGGGActgaggaagaacaaaatTCAGGAACAGATCCAGAATCTAAACAGTCTTCAGTAGAGTCCGAGCAAGTATCTAGTAAAGGTCAAACCGAAGACCAAGATATTCAAATGATCGATCAATAGACATGTACTCTATTCAATAATCGTGCGACTTATAAATTGTTGTAATCGCGAGTTGTCTCTTCGAGCTGAGAAGCTCAAGAGCAAACGAAGAACCTTGAAGACCCAAAACTGACCGGAttccttctcctgaatTTGTTCGTTAGACTCTCAATAGTGATCGTTGCCGCATGCCAAACTTGCCTCAAGTCCTCAGTATCAAACTCACTTTCTGTAGTTACCCGGCCCTCGTCATTCGCGCGTGGCTGCATTGAAACTTAAATCAAGCA is a window encoding:
- the CLB2 gene encoding G2/mitotic-specific cyclin; protein product: MATAGYRHHAIASPFVTHPETSLHNDKPFTIRADERSEIRFGNDILPHEENENEHNQQQLQLQQSHTQQHSQQDKIQEAALESDESRRMSMLKRAAPESSSELLEKNQLQDSKKMKVEPDYTWDDLDTEDADDPLMVSEYVNEIFDYLHELELKTLPDANYLHWQRNFRPKMRSILVDWMVEVHLKFRLLPETLYLAINIMDRFMSRETVQVDRLQLLATGSLFIAAKYEEVYSPSVKNYAYVTDGGFTEDEILQAERFILEILNFDMSYPNPMNFLRRISKADDYDVQARTIGKYLLEITAVDHKFIGYLPSLCAGAAMYIARKMLGKFDWNGNLIHYSGGYKESDLKEICEMLMDYLISPIIHEEFFKKYASRRFMKVSILARQWAKKVTREEKNIMDPVI
- a CDS encoding uncharacterized protein (EggNog:ENOG41); the encoded protein is MKINEQKEQYEIILDDSFKLSQKVVDRIQEVKKGDAKADEELNLLHKEMALDTVKLVKHKNKMKLGLYDLNQQFKEDKVNKSDKQYNNIKLASLKRQKGKNSSMKEKFETLMNELPKFKTDKLAYKDNKFTRSLKSDSSVVKQSIENGRAEEYEITERDVKKFKKNLQRAQKKKFKLVVLNDEYYEQKITTLNGLKMKWESRLEKIRKFRDEAIELGERVGSKLAEEGEANEKEATGEAVDVTEEATGKATEEATEEEDGVIEEATGEGVDVTEEATREATEEEDGVIEEATEESSREATEEPTEEGEDVYAAIDSIEHSPNTESRDYTRSGTEEEQNSGTDPESKQSSVESEQVSSKGQTEDQDIQMIDQ
- a CDS encoding uncharacterized protein (EggNog:ENOG41), which encodes MGLTQSLSIHKDDAKSKIMGYHDVDTAARVARTLVFRESLANLNTLDVESGYPVGFVEYYADCQQDGQPLMLMIDVSSSEKNIEAGSNSSLTIRVGDHQPNDFADPHYRGMVPFSVAGAPRINLKGHLVEYDATPEDKVCFGRRHREAVSWYPSTSLHESRWVKFEIDSVYLIGGFGDRAYIGDIPVDTYLAAEPFPERKGPHRSHRGHGDHRGRGDRRNDRVHGDLKGYEDLQDLKAAISAVAIVGVASLIFRTYPHLKPLFLCCNKDSESEEDNKPLSDSTVVVDKEIEEWTDKQLKEFLKENEVIVPESATHSELVAFVQQIQK